From the genome of Medicago truncatula cultivar Jemalong A17 chromosome 2, MtrunA17r5.0-ANR, whole genome shotgun sequence:
GTTAAATATGATGTCTACCAAGTCAACacacttgaaataaaaaataaagtcgttttcaCACTGTTCGAGCAATGTAAAAGCATTGATTAACATAAAGAGTTGTAGATGTTATTTTCATATGAGACTAGTGCCATTGAAATTATAACATCAACTTTTGAAATGCTATGAACATCTCATAACCCGATTCCAACGTTTAGCGGACCAAAAGTATCCTCCAAGTTATAAAGaagtcaaaataaaatgttgagCAATATTCAAACTTTGAACTATATATTTTGAGTTTTATACAATTAGTTTTAGGATGAGAGTAGGTCCATCTGAAAGCTAAATCAATGTTTACAATTCGTATGAAGAACTTGAGTCAAAATTATATCGATTTGTGTCAAATTGGTGTGTTAGAAACTAAGTATAGATTAATGTTTTTTGACTCATacattttagggttaattaaatttttatccctataaatattcacagtttagtttttagtccctacaaaataaaatcacactttttagtccctatgacattttccttaaacattttagggaccaaaattgttgatgaaaatttttgacggggactaaaaatgctgatcaGAACAATGTTCACGGACACTCgtaatttgatgatatttctttatttattttttttactagaaaGGAAATTAAATCTGAAATGAATTCTCCCAACATTAAAAGAAAGACTATTTGCTCCTAGAAAAGTCAATGAGCTTGCTGTGCACGTTccgtcaaaaacaaaaaacttgcTATGCACATTATTCATGGTATAGTTTCAACTATATATAACTTTATACAACTATGGAAAGAAACATATCTTGAACCATATCATTCAAGATCCAAACTACAAACCATCTTTACTCCCTCACATTAAGAAACTATCTTCAATCATTGTTCTGATCTTTTGCAGGAATCGAATTTACTGCAGTCAGATCGCAACAATGATCGACAGCAAGACAGTTTTATCGGCAATGGCCTCTATTGTGCTAGTGCGAAACATCACGAAAGAAGTCGTTCCTCATGAGATCCTAAACTTTGTACAACCATGTTTTTCACCAATTCTCAGCGCAATTTACCATAGTCATTGAAGAATTTCAAGGGATGGCAAAAAACCAAGTATTTGAGGCTGCTGAAACCTATCTAGGAACTAAAGCAACAGTCTCAACAGAAAGAGTTAAAGCAAGCAAATCTCATGATCACAAGAAACTTTCATTCAATATTGATAGAGGTGAAGAAGtgagtgatgattttgaaggtaTTACAGTAAAGTGGAAATTAATATGCATACAAGAAGATGGATCACGAATTCGACATAATGATATGTACACCTCATCCGTGTCAGAAATTAGATCCTATGAACTAACTTTTCACAAGAAACACAAGAACACGATCTTCGAttcatatttcccttatgtgaTGGAGATAGctaaacaaattaaacaagGAAACATGGCTATCAAGATTCTCTCAACTGAACATGGATGCTGGAGCCATGAACCTGTCAAGTTCAACCATCCAATGAGTTTCAACACTCTTGCAATTGATATAGAACTTCGAAGGGAAATTATGAATGATTTGGACAATTTTGTCAAAGCCAAAGAGTTTTATAGAAGAACAGGAAAAGCTTGGCAACGCGGTTACTTGTTGTATGGTCCACCTGGTACTGGAAAGTCTAGCTTGATTGCAGCCATGGCTAACTATCTCAACTATGATATCTTTGACTTGGATCTCACTGATGTAGGGGATAATAAGAGCTTGAAGCAACTTATCATTGGTATGTCCAACCGTTCTATACTTGTGATAGAGGACATTGATTGCACTATTAACCTGCAGAAccgagaagaagatgaaaatgaagaagtTGTTGATAATGGATACAATAAGgtatgtatttttctttaaatatatCATTCAAAGTTCCATTTATACTGAAATTCCATAGGTTTAGAAGAATATGGCATGGGTGAATCTAGCTGCTAAGGACTAATGTTTGTTGGTAATTTTTCTACAGATGACACTTTCGGGACTATTGAATGCAGTAGATGGTCTTTGGTCGTGCTGTGGAGAAGAACACATAATTGTTGTCACAACAAATCACAAAGAAAGGCTTGATCCTGCTCTATTAAGGCCTGGTAGAATGGACAAGCAAATTCACTTGTCATATTGCAACTTTTCTGCTTTTAAGCAATTGGTTATTAACTACCTTTGCATTACTCAACATGAACTCTTTGAAAAGATTGAACTGCTTCTAGGAGAAGTTCAAGTTACTCCTGCTGAAATTGCAGAAGAGCTAACAAAGGATGTTGATGCTACAGAATGCCTACAAGACCTTATCAAATCCCTCCAAGCCAAGAAAATCATGAAGGAAgagataaaaaatgaagaaaatatcaaagaagaacatGAACTAGgtagctatgaagcacggactcTGACGAGGACTCCGACACGGACACCTGACATGACACTGACACGAACACGTCGCAGACACCAACGCGGATTCCGACCCGGGCTCCGAggcggacaccggacacgaacACGTCGACACAGTTAATGTACAAAAACATAAGACACTGAAACTGCTAGAAAGCAAACCAAATATTGTGGGGACTCTTTAATTACTTTACTTGGAGGCATGGCTGGTCTCAAGATTGTTGGTGTTTTTGATTACTTTACTTGGACTTAGGTTGTTGCTCTAAAGCAGCTTCCTCAATTTGATGCTCTAGTTCCATGATTTCAAATTGCAGTCATTAACTGTAACTGCTTCTTTTTGGTGCAAGTACAATTATGTTTATATGACATGATATATGTAGGAGCAAAAAATGAAGTGAACCTCCTGCACCAATTTTATTTAGTGCTCATAGCATAATGATTATGTATGacctatttttataataaaagataaaataaagttatttttttaatataagtcaAGTTATAAACCGTTTTTATGAGCTATTGATGGTCTTTTACCAAGTGTACCAAAACGTCGTCCAAGTAATGAAAAGAATAAGTTGGTTTCTACAGGGTCGTTTAATTTCTACACACTACTACAGAAATGACATTTCACATCAGTGGAATTCGACTTTTTACATCGGGTCCCAACCGATGTAACTAAAGGTGAGGTTGTATGTCTACCCCTTTTCACATCGGGTATATACCCGATGTGAAATCTTCTTTTCCACATCGGGTTACTTTGCGCTGATGTGATAAGTGTCGTTAAGAGCTTAACATATGGGTTTTCACATCGGCAATAAGGAAACCACCGATGTGAagtcaaatttttcaaaataaaaaaattatttttcacctCTGCATCAGGCTCAACTGAAGTGAAATCTTactttcttataaaaaaaaacagtatttatGCCTCTGTTTTTACTGCATTACCATATTAGATCTAGTCTTTATCTTATATCATATCAAAACCaaaacatttcttaatatgaTATACAAACATGCATAACATAAATTATCCACAATTCTAAATTTAAGTGCAtcacaataatataaattatccaaaaaaaattgttattaaaagTAAATACATTTGTAGGTTCTAGTCCTTACCCACATTATTAACAAGAACAATCGAGTTTCTATGTTCACgacaatttaacaaaataaagcaAGACCAATCTCTTGGCTTAATGTCCAGTTTATCTAATACAGCACCCTAACATATTAGGTTTAGTTCATTATACTTAAGCTGACTTGGCAGTTCTTGATTGGTTGATGTGTGCATCGCGCATGCTGGTACGCGTGTCTACCAAAAGTAGAAACCTTTTTGATGGTGCaatatgtaacgccctctttgaaatatttgatttatttgattgttttaataagtttagaatatatttatatgattatgtgatttattaagtgatttattttattatttaatggaataggatttgaaaataaaataagattaaagttgtggggctgttttgaaaattagatgagtaatattttgttatgttatatgttggtatttattagtataatatatatgttatttgatttagaaatatatatgttatttgttatagaaatatatttgttatagagatatatttgttatagaaatattatatatatatatatatatatatatatatatatatatattagaatagaatattgagacttgtatGACATATTtggaattaagaaaaataagtaggttaatgatttatataaaaggagagagttagaattagaaaataaggattacgcgcaaactgcttttgggagaaaaagggagaaattGAGAAACTAAGAGAAgttaaagaaaaacaagagaagagaagaaccaagaggaaAGGCTGCCAATCGTTaatcttaaggtaagggtgggactaacattcaataatcttgagtctatgattctgaaaattgtatttaacatgttgtaggtttagtttttgagaatttgagaattagggttaagagtgatgattgtgatgattttgaatgaaagtgaagttgaataatatagattgctttttctgatttttcttttcatctctgccccgaatttaaaatgaaaactggtattgattggtacaaaattggtcttaggtgataacacgaaagttgtaggtatggatgttagctttctaatgccgttgctCTGAcgtcaaaacaatttatagaacttaagttatggtcaaattacagcacgtaggtcacagtgatttttttatgaatttcagcacaactttgtccgaatttgaaatgaaaactggtattgattggtacaaaattgttcttaggtgtaaacacaaaagttgtaggtatggatgttagctttctaatgccattggtttgacttcaaaatgatttatagaacttgagttatggtcaaattactgcacgtaggtcacagtgaataattgaatatgattgatgaattagtatatgtttgTGTAtacgatattgttcatgattgatgaagtgttatatgtatatatgatgttttaagatgttgattaccatttgatgttgttatattgtgatataattatatatgcattacttgaattatatgtgaataattgagacgttgttgacttgcatttgatattattatgtcatgctgtttttgtatactgctgtgttgttgttgttatttaactaagctgcatgagtcggtctaagttgattaagatgttgatgatgatgttccaaattattggactatttaagaggtcgttgaattaagatgtttaagaggtcgagtccatgcattagcattcagcgattggggcttgatgctcttgaagaataataatactcaaatagcgattggggcttgatgctccggaagtataataatactcaaatagcgattggggcttgatgctctgtaagtataataatactcaaatagcgatttggacttgatgccccgtattggtaccacatgcatataagatgtctaagttgcatagtcgagttgaagttgcatagtcgagttggagttgcattgtcgagtcaaagtcgttgttgatgaattatcatccatgagttgttaagttgttgatgaattatcatccatgagttgttaagttgttgttgagttgtattctatccatgtgttgttaatgaagtacttatgaataattatgattatgacattgttatgttgtttgtgatattgattatgattatgtttacgatgtgatgattatgttgttatgatgcttatgaaaattgattatgatattgtttatgatattgatatgatgttgattatgatgatgttatgatattgttatatgtgatgaatatgatgtttatgttgttataagatgttgtttatgatgtgatgattatgttgttatatatgatgaatatgatgttaatgatgattagaagttgattgatgatttaatgaagtattacATGAAGTATTATTATTGCTAagtgatgaagtttaagttgttaaatgtaattgatgaattatatgcttaatattattatttgtgaaatctcaccccttctatgTTGCCCaacatgggtaacttgcaggtaaccaagaattgttgatgtcgtgtgaggtttctctctcgtgtgtcttaggtgctctgatacgtaacgggatgataattttgttgttgctttctattccttacgtattgcttaatgaagtttatgactatgtttttagatagGATTTTTATGTGACATTtacgaagaggccttcgtgccaaagactactATTTTTAgaagttgaaataaattccgctgcgaagttttgaatatttatgttgattgaactttgaaggaaaattagttaattatcccATGTATGAtcttttagaagtgtagcatccgtttatatgtgaattactctgattatctTTATGAAAGTTTTAtcttgggaaaacagggtgttacacaATATGTGCGTCACATAGAGTATAATGCACCTCGTGCGTGAGTTTTCGTAAAAAGATCTTGCATTTCATTTCTTTGGTTCTTCAAGGAGAATAAACCTTTGAATTGCCTTTGGAATTTGAGATAGAATTACCTCAAGTAGTCTGGACTTCATTTCGTCAATGTATTTAGTCTCTACCTCTGTAACATCCACATATCATTTGGAATGGCATGGACGGACCATACTACGTGACTTATAATAGTTGGCTTGACCGACTAGTAAGAATGTTCAAGTCATGCAAGCTCAGTTAGTCCTCACTCAACATTTGTTTGGTTGTTCAATTCATACTAGTATGTTCCTCTTCACTCAACACTTGTTTGACTGTTCAAGTGGCACGAAACATGCCAAGCTCAACCCAAATTAAGTTATGCGGCTAAACTTGTTCTGGTCCCAGCTCACCCTACTCATGCTCTGATACCACGTGTGTTGTACGACTAGTCAATTTCTCTGAAAGCGTATTTCAACTTCACGCACCCTGTACAGAAGAGTTGCAGCCTAATCCACAGTCAATTGTACTCGAAACAGACAA
Proteins encoded in this window:
- the LOC11411864 gene encoding AAA-ATPase At3g50940, producing MAKNQVFEAAETYLGTKATVSTERVKASKSHDHKKLSFNIDRGEEVSDDFEGITVKWKLICIQEDGSRIRHNDMYTSSVSEIRSYELTFHKKHKNTIFDSYFPYVMEIAKQIKQGNMAIKILSTEHGCWSHEPVKFNHPMSFNTLAIDIELRREIMNDLDNFVKAKEFYRRTGKAWQRGYLLYGPPGTGKSSLIAAMANYLNYDIFDLDLTDVGDNKSLKQLIIGMSNRSILVIEDIDCTINLQNREEDENEEVVDNGYNKMTLSGLLNAVDGLWSCCGEEHIIVVTTNHKERLDPALLRPGRMDKQIHLSYCNFSAFKQLVINYLCITQHELFEKIELLLGEVQVTPAEIAEELTKDVDATECLQDLIKSLQAKKIMKEEIKNEENIKEEHELGSYEARTLTRTPTRTPDMTLTRTRRRHQRGFRPGLRGGHRTRTRRHS